From the Comamonas odontotermitis genome, one window contains:
- a CDS encoding enoyl-CoA hydratase/isomerase family protein, producing MAGQIRQEAWVAADGRVHAHIVRVVLSHPGKLNAMSRDMWRALRSVFESLQSNPDVRCIVIEGEGDAFCAGGDISEYERFRFAPDTLAAFHEGEVWTGLDAMLRCDIPVIAVIRGACMGAGVEIASCCDIRIAATNAKFGAPIAKLGFPMAPKEAALVASQVGAMKARQMLLEAAVFGADQMQAAGFVSRCMEPDLLAAHVAETAARVASLAPQAARLNKQTLRALTAGDMAAPTLAQPYAYADSAEHREGIAAFVAKRAPQF from the coding sequence ATGGCAGGTCAGATCAGGCAGGAGGCGTGGGTGGCGGCGGATGGCCGGGTCCATGCGCATATCGTGCGCGTGGTGCTCAGCCACCCGGGCAAGCTCAATGCCATGTCGCGCGACATGTGGCGGGCGCTACGCTCTGTTTTTGAGAGCTTGCAGAGCAATCCGGATGTGCGCTGCATCGTGATTGAAGGTGAAGGGGATGCGTTCTGCGCCGGTGGCGATATCTCGGAGTACGAGCGCTTTCGCTTCGCCCCTGACACCCTGGCTGCTTTTCACGAAGGCGAAGTCTGGACAGGCCTGGATGCCATGCTCCGTTGTGACATCCCCGTCATCGCGGTCATCCGTGGCGCCTGCATGGGCGCCGGGGTGGAGATTGCCAGTTGCTGCGACATCCGTATTGCCGCCACCAATGCCAAGTTTGGCGCGCCCATTGCCAAGCTGGGTTTTCCGATGGCACCCAAGGAAGCTGCGCTGGTAGCCAGCCAGGTGGGCGCCATGAAAGCCCGGCAGATGCTGCTCGAAGCTGCGGTGTTTGGCGCAGACCAGATGCAGGCCGCCGGGTTTGTCAGCCGCTGCATGGAACCTGACCTGCTGGCCGCGCACGTTGCCGAAACTGCGGCGCGCGTGGCGAGTCTGGCTCCCCAGGCGGCAAGGCTCAACAAACAAACCCTGCGTGCGCTGACGGCAGGCGACATGGCGGCCCCCACTCTGGCGCAGCCATACGCTTATGCCGATTCTGCCGAACACCGCGAAGGCATTGCAGCCTTTGTGGCCAAGCGGGCTCCCCAATTCTGA
- a CDS encoding Bug family tripartite tricarboxylate transporter substrate binding protein: MSKRNPGISFHPLPRRHFLGQMAAGMAAGGLPLWAMAESAKDWPSKPVTWVVPFPAGGGTDAFARPLSSQFSKTTGKTLVIDNKGGAGGTLGASYAARQPHDGYTFFMGGTHHVIAPSVYPKLDYDIQKDLVPLALLATVPQVLVINPKKLPIKNMQELLAQLKANPGKMTFASAGAGSSHHLAGELFKIQSKTDILHVPYKGAGPALQDLIAGNVDMLFDGLGSSAAHIAAGRIKCLMVAGDKRNPSLPDVPCAAEVGLPDYNVTTWYGLWAVKGTAPEVQARMVEEVRRMGASEEIKAVWAKNGADYGSMTQPQFAAFVNDEVKRWAAVVKASGAKIE; this comes from the coding sequence ATGAGCAAGCGCAATCCTGGAATTTCTTTCCACCCCTTGCCGCGCCGGCATTTCCTGGGCCAGATGGCAGCAGGCATGGCGGCGGGCGGTCTACCGCTATGGGCCATGGCGGAATCTGCCAAGGACTGGCCAAGCAAACCGGTGACCTGGGTGGTGCCCTTTCCTGCGGGCGGCGGTACGGACGCGTTCGCGCGCCCGCTGTCCTCGCAGTTCTCCAAGACCACCGGCAAAACCCTCGTGATCGACAACAAGGGCGGCGCGGGTGGAACCCTGGGCGCCAGCTACGCGGCGCGCCAGCCGCACGATGGCTATACCTTCTTCATGGGCGGCACGCACCACGTGATCGCACCCTCGGTCTATCCCAAGCTCGATTACGACATCCAGAAGGATCTGGTGCCGCTGGCGCTGCTCGCGACAGTGCCGCAGGTGCTGGTCATCAACCCCAAGAAACTGCCTATCAAGAACATGCAGGAGCTGCTGGCCCAGCTCAAGGCCAACCCCGGCAAGATGACATTCGCATCTGCGGGGGCAGGCTCCAGCCACCATCTGGCAGGCGAGTTGTTCAAGATACAGAGCAAGACCGATATCCTGCATGTGCCCTACAAGGGTGCGGGGCCGGCACTGCAGGATTTGATAGCGGGCAATGTGGACATGCTGTTTGACGGCTTGGGCTCATCGGCGGCGCACATTGCTGCGGGCCGCATCAAATGCCTGATGGTGGCCGGTGACAAGCGCAACCCCTCACTGCCTGATGTGCCCTGTGCTGCCGAAGTGGGGCTGCCCGACTACAACGTCACCACCTGGTACGGCCTGTGGGCCGTCAAGGGAACGGCACCCGAGGTGCAGGCGCGCATGGTGGAGGAGGTCAGGCGAATGGGGGCTTCCGAAGAAATCAAGGCGGTCTGGGCGAAAAATGGGGCGGACTATGGCAGCATGACGCAGCCGCAGTTTGCCGCCTTTGTGAACGACGAGGTCAAGCGCTGGGCGGCGGTGGTCAAGGCCTCGGGTGCCAAGATCGAATAA
- a CDS encoding malonyl-CoA decarboxylase → MASGWLQKSAAWLRSVGIPAELGNDVPEGERNTTERLKATLRRGAEALSPRELRRVLADLQGAAASEVSDVEGGRLAEQVMQWYAGAAPAERQDLWRLLCDQFVPDVAKIQQARQRYEDALGTSGMGAAEKHLRRALQTPRMRLLQRFAVPPQGMRFLLDLRADLLPLLKTEEWLGTLDADLEYLFSTWFDVAFLEMRSLNWDSPASLLEKLIKYEAVHDIRSWADLKNRLDSDRRCYGFFHPRLPGEPLIFVEVALVGKMSDSITPLLDEAAAAADLTKASTAIFYSISNTQTGLRGVSFGDSLIKNVVEQLLQEFPKLRTFATLSPIPGFRHWLGKHADAVWEGADKRLRADLAKELGNKTMDGAQWLAMYDKPTELAADSVQAKLLTHAAAVYLGKTLVQGRPVDPVARFHLGNGARVERLNWAGDPSAKGVKQSYGLMVNYLYDLKRLDKHRSLLAQGKVPVSSAIESQAKV, encoded by the coding sequence ATGGCCTCCGGCTGGTTGCAAAAAAGCGCGGCCTGGTTGCGCTCGGTTGGCATTCCTGCCGAGTTGGGCAACGATGTACCTGAAGGGGAGCGCAACACGACCGAGCGCCTCAAGGCCACCTTGCGCCGTGGCGCCGAGGCCTTGTCCCCGCGCGAGCTGCGCCGTGTACTGGCTGACTTGCAGGGGGCGGCTGCCAGCGAGGTGAGCGATGTGGAGGGCGGACGCCTGGCCGAGCAGGTGATGCAGTGGTATGCCGGTGCGGCACCCGCAGAGCGGCAGGATCTGTGGCGCCTGCTGTGCGATCAGTTCGTGCCCGATGTGGCCAAGATCCAGCAGGCGCGCCAGCGTTATGAGGATGCGCTGGGCACCTCTGGCATGGGCGCTGCCGAAAAGCACTTGCGCCGCGCCTTGCAGACCCCGCGCATGCGTCTGCTGCAGCGCTTTGCCGTACCGCCCCAAGGCATGCGTTTTTTGCTGGATCTGCGTGCCGATCTGCTGCCGCTGCTCAAGACCGAGGAGTGGCTCGGTACGCTCGATGCCGATCTGGAGTACCTGTTCTCCACCTGGTTTGACGTGGCGTTTCTGGAAATGCGCAGCCTCAACTGGGATTCGCCTGCGTCGCTGCTGGAAAAACTCATCAAATACGAAGCCGTGCACGACATCCGCAGCTGGGCCGATCTGAAAAACCGGCTCGACAGTGACCGTCGCTGCTATGGCTTCTTTCACCCCCGTCTGCCGGGCGAGCCGCTGATCTTTGTGGAGGTGGCGCTGGTCGGCAAGATGTCCGATTCCATCACGCCCCTGCTCGATGAAGCGGCCGCCGCAGCTGATCTGACCAAGGCAAGCACGGCTATCTTCTATTCCATCAGCAATACACAGACAGGATTGCGCGGCGTGAGCTTTGGCGATTCCCTGATCAAGAACGTGGTGGAGCAATTGCTGCAGGAGTTTCCCAAGCTGCGCACCTTTGCCACCCTGTCGCCCATTCCGGGCTTTCGCCACTGGCTGGGCAAGCATGCAGATGCCGTCTGGGAAGGCGCTGACAAGCGCCTGCGTGCGGACCTCGCCAAGGAACTGGGCAACAAGACCATGGATGGCGCGCAATGGCTGGCCATGTATGACAAGCCCACCGAGCTTGCCGCCGACAGCGTACAGGCCAAGCTGCTGACCCATGCCGCCGCCGTCTACCTGGGCAAGACCCTGGTGCAGGGCCGGCCTGTGGACCCTGTGGCGCGTTTCCATCTGGGCAATGGCGCGCGGGTGGAGCGGCTCAACTGGGCGGGCGACCCTTCTGCCAAGGGCGTCAAGCAATCCTACGGGTTGATGGTGAACTACCTGTATGACTTGAAGCGCCTGGACAAACACCGCAGCCTGCTAGCCCAGGGCAAGGTGCCGGTGTCATCGGCGATTGAATCGCAGGCCAAGGTTTGA
- a CDS encoding GntR family transcriptional regulator has translation MATAAQPLHDTVATQVRDLIFAGELEPGELLDEKALCDQLEVSRTPLREALKLLVSEGLLRHEPRRGCFVEKITDRDLDDIFPVIALLEGRAAFEATHKLSAADRAVLDVMHEQLTHCAQSGDIAGYYRMNHQIHEAFITLADNRWLAQTIADLRRILRLARLQQLSAPGRLAGSLQEHLNIYEAMVAGKPDAAEQAMRHHLLQQRKALQRMTTLSLSRIAL, from the coding sequence ATGGCCACAGCCGCGCAACCCTTGCATGACACCGTCGCCACCCAGGTCCGCGACCTCATTTTTGCGGGCGAGCTGGAGCCCGGCGAATTGCTGGATGAGAAGGCCCTGTGCGATCAACTGGAAGTATCGCGCACGCCGCTGCGCGAGGCGCTCAAGCTGCTGGTCTCGGAGGGGCTGCTTCGCCACGAGCCGCGCCGGGGCTGCTTTGTCGAGAAGATCACCGACCGTGACCTGGATGACATCTTTCCGGTGATTGCTCTGCTCGAAGGACGGGCGGCGTTCGAAGCCACCCACAAGCTGAGCGCCGCCGACCGCGCCGTGCTCGACGTGATGCACGAGCAGCTCACGCATTGCGCCCAATCGGGCGATATTGCGGGTTATTACCGCATGAACCACCAGATTCATGAAGCCTTCATCACGTTGGCCGATAACCGTTGGCTGGCGCAGACCATTGCCGATCTGCGTCGCATCCTGCGGCTGGCGCGTCTGCAGCAACTGAGTGCGCCCGGCCGCCTGGCGGGCAGCCTGCAGGAGCACCTGAACATTTACGAAGCCATGGTGGCGGGCAAGCCAGATGCTGCCGAGCAAGCCATGCGCCACCATTTGCTGCAGCAGCGCAAGGCTTTGCAGCGCATGACCACCTTGTCCCTGTCGAGAATCGCCTTATGA
- a CDS encoding transporter substrate-binding domain-containing protein, with protein sequence MKKVLAVTLAACALMGLSAKAFAQQDLKVAVDLSYEPFTYKLPSGQPAGFDIDIANAVCEQIKRKCVFVEQVWDGMIPGLQAKKYDVIISSMAKTEDRARVVDFTNKYYHTGARVVMPKGFKYTGPESLKGKKIGVLKASIQEKWALAYLKPAGADVVSYPGRDPVYLDINSGRLDGSVADSVEIAYGFLKKPEGQKFEFVSDTLVDKKIFGEGASIALRKGQPELKKELNDAIAAIRTNGTYKKIADKYFDFDPYGKD encoded by the coding sequence ATGAAGAAAGTTTTGGCTGTTACCCTGGCCGCCTGTGCGCTGATGGGCCTGTCTGCAAAGGCGTTTGCCCAGCAGGACCTGAAGGTGGCCGTCGATCTGTCGTACGAGCCCTTCACCTACAAGCTGCCATCGGGCCAGCCCGCAGGTTTCGATATCGATATCGCCAATGCGGTGTGCGAGCAGATCAAGCGCAAGTGCGTGTTTGTCGAGCAGGTGTGGGACGGCATGATTCCCGGACTGCAGGCCAAGAAGTACGACGTGATCATCAGCTCCATGGCCAAGACCGAAGACCGTGCCCGCGTGGTGGATTTCACCAATAAGTACTACCACACCGGCGCCCGTGTCGTGATGCCCAAGGGCTTCAAGTACACCGGCCCCGAATCGCTCAAGGGCAAGAAGATTGGCGTGCTCAAGGCCAGCATTCAGGAAAAATGGGCGCTGGCCTATCTGAAGCCCGCAGGTGCCGATGTGGTGTCCTACCCTGGCCGCGACCCCGTCTACCTGGACATCAATTCGGGCCGCCTCGATGGTTCCGTGGCTGACAGCGTTGAAATCGCCTATGGTTTCCTGAAGAAGCCGGAAGGCCAGAAATTCGAATTCGTCAGCGACACGCTGGTCGACAAGAAGATTTTTGGTGAAGGTGCCAGCATTGCCTTGCGCAAGGGCCAGCCGGAGCTGAAGAAGGAGCTGAACGATGCGATCGCCGCGATCCGCACCAACGGCACTTACAAGAAGATTGCCGACAAGTACTTTGACTTTGATCCGTACGGCAAGGACTGA
- the lgt gene encoding prolipoprotein diacylglyceryl transferase yields the protein MLMYPQFDPIAIKIGPLAVHWYGLTYLVAFGLFLLLGIRRLKDQPFASITTPSRWVRKDVEDILFYGVLGVIAGGRLGYCLFYKPGYYLSHPLEVFAIWQGGMSFHGGLIGVIVSMLLFARLKGRPWLQVADFVAPCIPLGLASGRIGNFINGELWGRFASPELPWAMVFPQSGSMLPRHPSQIYQFLLEGVLLFILLWWYSRKPRGEGQVAGIFMVGYGVLRFTAEYFREPDDFLGLLSLGMSMGQWLCVPMVLFGLFLWNRGRSQPIAAAV from the coding sequence ATGCTGATGTATCCCCAATTCGATCCCATCGCCATCAAGATCGGTCCGCTGGCCGTGCATTGGTATGGCCTGACGTATCTGGTTGCCTTTGGCCTGTTCCTGCTGCTGGGCATTCGCCGCCTCAAGGACCAGCCTTTTGCATCGATCACCACACCGTCGCGCTGGGTGCGCAAGGACGTGGAAGATATTCTGTTCTATGGCGTGCTGGGTGTGATTGCAGGGGGGCGCCTGGGCTACTGCCTGTTCTACAAACCGGGTTATTACCTGAGCCATCCGCTGGAAGTGTTTGCCATCTGGCAAGGCGGCATGAGTTTCCACGGTGGGCTGATCGGTGTGATCGTGTCCATGCTGCTGTTTGCCCGGCTCAAGGGGCGCCCCTGGCTGCAAGTGGCCGATTTTGTAGCGCCCTGCATCCCACTGGGGCTGGCATCGGGTCGCATCGGCAACTTCATCAACGGCGAGTTGTGGGGCCGCTTTGCCAGCCCCGAGCTGCCCTGGGCCATGGTGTTTCCGCAAAGCGGGTCCATGCTGCCGCGCCACCCGTCGCAGATCTACCAGTTTCTGCTGGAAGGTGTGCTGCTGTTCATTCTGCTGTGGTGGTACTCGCGCAAGCCGCGTGGTGAAGGCCAGGTGGCAGGCATCTTCATGGTGGGGTATGGTGTGCTGCGCTTCACGGCCGAGTACTTCCGCGAGCCGGACGATTTCCTGGGCCTGCTGTCGCTGGGCATGAGCATGGGCCAGTGGCTGTGCGTACCCATGGTGCTGTTTGGCCTCTTCCTGTGGAACCGCGGCCGCAGCCAGCCCATTGCGGCAGCCGTGTGA
- the dapA gene encoding 4-hydroxy-tetrahydrodipicolinate synthase: MTSTSVPLTGSIVALITPMQADGSVDYGSLRKLIDWHIAEGTNCIGVVGTSGESPTVTVEEHMEIIRVAVEQADKRVPIMAGCGANSTHEAITLAKYAKSVGADSQLQVVPYYNKPTQEGQYQHFKAIAEAVGDLPIFLYNVPGRTVADMQYETVLRLAELPGIVGIKEATGNIERAQWLIKDAPANFGIYSGDDPTAVALMLCGGHGNVSVTANVAPRLMSQLCEAAIAKDVRRAMEIQNKLLPLHKSLFLEANPIPVKWAANKMGLCGPTLRLPMTELSPSLHGTVEAAMREVGLL; the protein is encoded by the coding sequence ATGACCTCCACCAGCGTTCCTCTGACCGGTAGTATTGTTGCCCTGATCACTCCCATGCAAGCCGATGGCAGCGTGGATTACGGCAGCCTGCGAAAACTGATCGACTGGCATATTGCCGAGGGCACCAATTGCATTGGCGTGGTCGGCACCTCCGGGGAATCGCCCACGGTGACCGTGGAAGAGCACATGGAGATCATCCGTGTGGCAGTGGAGCAAGCCGACAAGCGCGTCCCCATCATGGCCGGCTGCGGCGCCAACTCTACCCATGAAGCCATCACGCTGGCCAAGTATGCCAAGAGTGTGGGCGCTGACAGCCAGCTGCAGGTCGTCCCCTACTACAACAAGCCTACGCAGGAAGGTCAGTACCAGCATTTCAAGGCCATTGCCGAGGCGGTGGGTGATCTGCCGATCTTCCTGTACAACGTGCCCGGCCGAACCGTCGCCGACATGCAGTACGAGACCGTGCTGCGCCTGGCCGAACTGCCAGGCATTGTCGGCATCAAGGAAGCAACCGGAAACATCGAGCGCGCGCAGTGGCTGATCAAGGATGCGCCGGCAAATTTCGGCATCTACTCGGGCGACGACCCGACCGCAGTCGCCCTGATGCTGTGCGGCGGCCACGGCAATGTGAGCGTGACCGCCAACGTCGCGCCACGACTGATGAGCCAGTTGTGCGAAGCGGCAATTGCCAAGGATGTGCGTCGGGCTATGGAAATTCAGAATAAACTGCTGCCGCTGCACAAGAGCCTGTTCTTGGAGGCCAATCCCATTCCTGTAAAGTGGGCGGCCAACAAGATGGGGCTGTGTGGCCCAACCCTGCGCCTGCCAATGACTGAGCTCTCACCCAGCCTGCATGGCACGGTGGAAGCTGCGATGCGTGAAGTCGGCCTGCTGTAA
- the bamC gene encoding outer membrane protein assembly factor BamC, whose product MNSLAKLSVLGLSITLAACSSTSDLLSGDKIDYKSATKGPTLEVPPDLTQLSKDTRYVVPGGTVSAAAYQVQQDNKPKGQVNAAVSKIGDVQIERDGNQRWLVIDRSADKVWEPVKDFWQESGFSLTIDRPDIGIMETDWAENRAKLPQDFIRKSIGKIFDSIYSTGEQDKFRTRIERRPDGKTEIYVSHRGMEEVYSNKEKDSTIWQPRKADPELETEFLRRIMVKLGVSEEQSKAIAAAPLAPVTTSKIATQNGAPVLEVADPFDRTWRRVGLALDRTGFTVEDRDRSQGIYYVRYIDPTDLNKKPDGFFAKIFNRNPDAPEPIKYRIQVKSDNATSVVSVLSASGQADTSANAQRIVKVLADDMK is encoded by the coding sequence GTGAATTCCCTCGCAAAACTTAGCGTCCTCGGCCTGTCGATCACTTTGGCTGCCTGCAGCAGCACCAGCGACCTGCTCTCTGGTGACAAGATCGACTACAAGAGTGCCACCAAGGGCCCGACGCTGGAAGTGCCTCCCGACCTGACCCAGCTGTCCAAGGACACCCGCTACGTGGTGCCTGGCGGCACCGTGTCTGCGGCTGCCTACCAGGTGCAGCAGGACAACAAGCCCAAGGGGCAGGTCAACGCCGCCGTCAGCAAGATCGGCGATGTGCAGATCGAGCGCGATGGCAACCAGCGCTGGCTGGTGATCGACCGCTCCGCCGACAAGGTGTGGGAACCCGTCAAGGACTTCTGGCAGGAAAGCGGTTTCTCGCTGACCATCGATCGCCCGGACATCGGCATCATGGAAACCGACTGGGCCGAAAACCGCGCCAAGCTGCCGCAGGATTTCATCCGCAAGTCCATTGGCAAGATCTTCGACTCGATCTACTCGACCGGCGAGCAGGACAAGTTCCGCACCCGCATCGAACGTCGCCCTGACGGCAAGACCGAAATCTACGTGAGCCACCGCGGCATGGAAGAAGTCTATTCCAACAAGGAAAAGGACAGCACCATCTGGCAGCCACGCAAAGCCGATCCAGAACTGGAAACCGAGTTCCTGCGTCGCATCATGGTCAAGCTGGGCGTGAGTGAAGAGCAGTCCAAGGCGATTGCGGCGGCACCACTGGCGCCTGTCACCACCTCCAAGATCGCCACGCAAAATGGTGCCCCGGTGCTGGAAGTGGCCGATCCGTTCGACCGCACATGGCGCCGCGTTGGCCTTGCACTTGATCGCACGGGCTTTACCGTCGAGGATCGCGACCGCAGCCAGGGCATCTACTACGTGCGCTACATCGATCCGACCGATCTGAACAAGAAGCCCGATGGTTTCTTTGCCAAGATCTTCAATCGCAACCCCGATGCACCCGAGCCGATCAAGTACCGCATCCAGGTCAAGAGCGACAACGCCACCAGCGTGGTTTCGGTGCTGAGTGCCAGCGGCCAGGCAGACACATCGGCCAATGCCCAGCGCATTGTGAAGGTGCTGGCTGACGACATGAAGTAA
- a CDS encoding JmjC domain-containing protein yields MQIEQALPLLGGLSPAQFMRRYWQKKPLLVRGAVTDWKNLQLPLPRAELFELAGQEGVESRLIQQKGGAWSIKHGPFSRRAIPSLKTEDWTLLVQGVDLHNTAAHQLLQRFAFVPAARLDDLMISYASNGGGVGPHFDSYDVFLLQAHGKRRWRIGKQKNLALKDGIPLKILAEFEAEEEYLLEPGDMLYLPPRYAHDGVAEGECMTYSIGFRSPAQHELAGDLLMRLSDVDDVDDCDSSAKAATPIYKDPKQAAVEAPGAIPPEMLEFARIGLEKRLAEPLALARALGESLTEPKANVWFEPEGNPAMLEAVALDRKTRMMYDGHHVFINGESYRAGGKDFTLMKKLADTRRLDRRDVSGASDDALSLLSQWCEDGWAHAVSE; encoded by the coding sequence ATGCAAATCGAACAAGCACTGCCGCTGCTCGGCGGACTCTCTCCAGCCCAGTTCATGCGCCGTTACTGGCAGAAGAAGCCGCTGCTGGTGCGCGGCGCCGTGACCGACTGGAAAAATCTGCAATTGCCACTGCCGCGTGCAGAACTGTTTGAACTGGCGGGGCAGGAGGGCGTGGAATCGCGCTTGATTCAGCAGAAGGGCGGCGCCTGGAGCATCAAGCACGGCCCGTTCAGCCGCCGCGCGATCCCCTCGCTCAAGACCGAGGACTGGACCTTGCTGGTGCAAGGGGTCGATCTGCACAATACTGCGGCGCATCAGTTGCTGCAACGCTTTGCCTTTGTTCCTGCAGCCCGCCTTGACGATCTGATGATCAGCTATGCGAGCAATGGCGGCGGTGTGGGGCCGCATTTTGACAGCTACGACGTGTTTTTGCTGCAGGCACATGGCAAACGCCGCTGGCGCATTGGCAAACAGAAGAACCTGGCGCTCAAGGACGGCATTCCGCTCAAGATACTGGCCGAATTCGAGGCGGAGGAGGAATACCTGCTGGAGCCGGGTGACATGCTGTACCTGCCGCCGCGCTACGCCCACGATGGCGTGGCTGAAGGCGAGTGCATGACGTACTCCATCGGTTTTCGTTCTCCGGCGCAGCATGAACTGGCAGGCGATCTGCTCATGCGCCTGTCGGATGTTGACGATGTGGACGACTGCGATAGCAGTGCGAAGGCTGCCACGCCCATCTACAAGGATCCCAAGCAGGCAGCGGTGGAGGCGCCCGGTGCCATTCCGCCCGAGATGCTGGAATTTGCCCGCATCGGTCTGGAAAAGCGCCTGGCAGAGCCGTTGGCGCTGGCCCGGGCGCTGGGCGAGTCGCTTACCGAGCCCAAGGCCAACGTCTGGTTTGAGCCTGAAGGCAATCCTGCGATGCTGGAGGCGGTGGCCCTGGACCGCAAGACACGCATGATGTACGACGGTCACCACGTCTTCATCAATGGCGAGAGCTACCGGGCTGGCGGCAAGGATTTCACCCTGATGAAGAAACTTGCCGATACACGCCGCCTTGATCGACGCGATGTGAGTGGGGCCAGCGACGACGCACTGTCGCTGCTGTCGCAGTGGTGCGAAGACGGCTGGGCCCACGCGGTCTCTGAATGA
- a CDS encoding FKBP-type peptidyl-prolyl cis-trans isomerase, which yields MEITDQCVVALTWTLKDTLGEELDVLDEPVEFLVGGNDLLSRVEQALQGHTVGDRLQLHLEPEDAFGDYDEEKVFLEPRALFPKDLEEGITIDGHALPQGTNPDAPRDMLYTVTELYPEHVVLDGNHPLAGIAIRLDIKVEAVREATEEEIGNGTCGTGFFKVQPQAPGNNLLH from the coding sequence ATGGAAATCACTGATCAATGCGTGGTCGCGCTGACCTGGACCCTCAAAGACACACTGGGCGAAGAGCTGGACGTGCTCGACGAGCCCGTGGAATTCCTCGTCGGCGGCAATGATTTGCTCTCCCGCGTGGAACAGGCCTTGCAAGGCCACACGGTGGGCGACCGCCTGCAACTGCACCTGGAACCCGAAGACGCCTTTGGCGACTACGACGAGGAAAAGGTCTTTCTGGAGCCCCGCGCCCTCTTCCCCAAGGACTTGGAGGAAGGTATTACCATCGACGGCCATGCCTTGCCCCAGGGCACCAATCCTGATGCGCCGCGTGACATGCTCTACACCGTGACTGAGCTGTACCCCGAGCATGTGGTGCTGGACGGCAACCACCCGCTTGCGGGCATTGCGATCCGCTTGGACATCAAGGTGGAAGCCGTGCGCGAAGCCACCGAAGAGGAAATCGGCAACGGCACCTGTGGCACCGGCTTTTTCAAGGTGCAGCCGCAAGCGCCAGGCAACAACCTGCTGCACTGA